DNA sequence from the Halorussus limi genome:
TTTCGGTCGTCGCTTCGCCGGTCGTCGTTTCGGTTGCCGTTCCACCGGTCGTCGTTTCGGTCGCCGTTTCGCCGGTCGTCGTCAGCGACGGCGGGTCCTTCTGTGGGCTGTTGGTGGCGTCCTCTATCGGGAAGGTGTAGAGACCGCCCTTCCCGTTCGAGCGCCGACCCATGCTACTGGCGACGAAGAACCCGTCGGTCGCGCGCTTGGCGGTCCAGAACGAGGTCTCGTCGGGCATGCGCCACCACGCCAACTGCTCGGGGTTGGCGGGGTCGGAGATGTCGTGAATCTTCACGCCGCCCTGATACCACGACGTGAACAGGCGGTCGCCCACGATGTCGAAGTTGTGCGAGGTGGTCCACGTCCCGCCGATGGAGGGGTCGGGCGACGCCGGGGCGTCGATGGTGGCGAGTTTGGTCGGACGCGTCTCGTCCGAGATGTCCCAGAGTTCCAGACCGCCGGGTCCGCCCCGCTCGCTGGCCTGCCACGCCTCCTTGTTGACGCCGAGGAGATTCCCGTCGTCGCTGGCCATCGCGTAGTGGGCGTTGCCCGGCAGGCGGAGGACCTCGGTCCGGACGCTGTCGCTCGGAATCGACTGGAGTTCGTCGAGCGGTCTGCCGCCGATTCGCGCCACGAAACTCGGACTCGCGGGGTCGCTCACGTCCACGAGGTAGGTTCCGGCGTCCCAGTGAGAGAGGTACGCCCGGCCCTTCTGGACCCACACGTCGTGAATCGTCCAGACGCTCGTCGGCACCTCGTTCCACCCCGGCCGCCGGTCGGCGGGCGACCACCGACCGACCTCCTCGGGACTGTCCCCGCTCACGTCCACCATCACGAGCGCGTTCGTCTCGCCCTGATTCCCGGTCAGGTAGACGATTCCGTCCCGAACGAAGCAGTTGTGAATCGGGAACTGCGTCTCGTGGAACGCGACCTGCGTCGGGTTCGCCGGGTCGCTCACGTCGAAGAGCGCGAACCCCTGCAACACGTCGCCCTGCATCGGATTCGCGGGCCCCGCGGCGACCAGACGGTCGCCCTCGACCTTCACGTCCTGAATCATGCGGAGCGGCCCGGTCTCGCGGTCGGCCAACAGGCCAGCGCGTTCGGCGACCACCGTGGGGTCGCTCGGAATCTGCACGTCCACGACCGCGAACCCGTCCATCGTGGCGACGTAGGCGAACTTTCCGCTCCGGTCGGGAACCGCCTCCTTCGCGTTCGCTATCGAGACGCTCCCCAGCGGCCGGTACGGTCCCGGATGCGCCGTCGTCGTCTCCGCCGCCATCCCCGCTCCGACTCCGGCGGAAGCGAGCGCGACCGACCCCGAAACCCCCCGCAGAAACTCGCGCCGATGCATGGACGGACGAAAGGTCTACAGAAGGATAAAAGGGTGGGCGGACTCGGACTACGCGACCGTATTCGTCCTGTCGCCCGTCCCACCTGTCAGGGCGCTCGCGATAGCGCCCTTCAGCACCACGTCGTCGCCGAGGTTCGTCAACTGCACGTCGGGGACGTTGTTGAACACGAGTTCGCCGACTCGCTCCCGGATGGGGTCGACGACCAGCGACTCGTTTTTCAGCGCCACCGCGCCGCCGACGTAGACGACCAGCGGAGCGTACGCCTGCGCGATGTTGGTCACGCCGAGCGCGTTCCAGTGGGCCACTTGGTCGATGACGTGGTCGGCGAAGTCGTCCTCGCCGGCGGCGTCGAACACGTCCACCGCCGAGAAGTCGGGGTCCGCGAGCGGCAGGTCGGTGTCGAGGCTTCCGGCGTCCTCCGCGAGCAGTTTGGCGTACTCGGGGATGTTGTTGCCCGAGCAGTACGCCTCCCAGTGGCCCTCCCGGCCGCACCCGCAGGTGCGTCGGCCCTGCGGGTCCACGACCATGTGGCCCACCTCGCCCGCGTTGCCGTCCCACCCCGAGAGGACTTCGCCGTCCACGCAGACGCCCGCGCCGATGCCCGACGAGATGGTCAGATACACCATGTCGTCGGGGTTGCGGTCGCTGTAGTACCGCTCGCCGATGACGCCCGCGATGGTGTCGTTGTGGAGGTAGACCGCGTCGCTGTCGATGAGTTGTCCGACGGGACCGGTCAGCGGGATGCGGTCGATGGTGTCCGGGAGGTT
Encoded proteins:
- a CDS encoding ROK family protein, producing MAHYAGVDLGATNVRAAVADDEGDVVSVHRADTPNGPTGIAVTEAVLECLREASEAAGIEPEEILAAGIGSIGPLDLAEGAVENPANLPDTIDRIPLTGPVGQLIDSDAVYLHNDTIAGVIGERYYSDRNPDDMVYLTISSGIGAGVCVDGEVLSGWDGNAGEVGHMVVDPQGRRTCGCGREGHWEAYCSGNNIPEYAKLLAEDAGSLDTDLPLADPDFSAVDVFDAAGEDDFADHVIDQVAHWNALGVTNIAQAYAPLVVYVGGAVALKNESLVVDPIRERVGELVFNNVPDVQLTNLGDDVVLKGAIASALTGGTGDRTNTVA
- a CDS encoding LVIVD repeat-containing protein, which codes for MHRREFLRGVSGSVALASAGVGAGMAAETTTAHPGPYRPLGSVSIANAKEAVPDRSGKFAYVATMDGFAVVDVQIPSDPTVVAERAGLLADRETGPLRMIQDVKVEGDRLVAAGPANPMQGDVLQGFALFDVSDPANPTQVAFHETQFPIHNCFVRDGIVYLTGNQGETNALVMVDVSGDSPEEVGRWSPADRRPGWNEVPTSVWTIHDVWVQKGRAYLSHWDAGTYLVDVSDPASPSFVARIGGRPLDELQSIPSDSVRTEVLRLPGNAHYAMASDDGNLLGVNKEAWQASERGGPGGLELWDISDETRPTKLATIDAPASPDPSIGGTWTTSHNFDIVGDRLFTSWYQGGVKIHDISDPANPEQLAWWRMPDETSFWTAKRATDGFFVASSMGRRSNGKGGLYTFPIEDATNSPQKDPPSLTTTGETATETTTGGTATETTTGEATTETTSATTGEAALDDATTESDDSASGEVPGFGVPAGIAALLGAGAWRRVRK